A single genomic interval of Lewinellaceae bacterium harbors:
- a CDS encoding YbjQ family protein translates to MIITTTDFIPGREIVQVLDIARGSTVRARNFGRDIMAGLKNLVGGEISEYTQLMSDAREQAIDRMITDAEDLGADAIINVRFMTAMVMQGASEILAYGTAVKLK, encoded by the coding sequence ATGATCATCACCACCACCGACTTCATTCCCGGCAGAGAGATCGTTCAGGTTCTGGACATCGCCCGCGGCAGTACCGTACGGGCACGGAATTTTGGTCGGGACATCATGGCAGGTTTAAAAAATCTGGTCGGAGGCGAGATCTCCGAATACACCCAGCTGATGTCTGACGCCCGGGAACAAGCCATCGACCGGATGATCACCGATGCAGAGGACCTCGGTGCCGATGCGATCATCAATGTTCGCTTTATGACTGCTATGGTGATGCAGGGAGCCAGTGAGATCCTGGCTTATGGCACCGCCGTCAAATTGAAATAA
- the smpB gene encoding SsrA-binding protein SmpB — protein sequence MERDFSKYEIKNRKAKFEYIFIETFQAGIQLTGSEIKSIREGLVNMGDAYCVFQNGELYVRNLHISEYKQASEQNHDPMRNRKLLLKRSELKKMARKVSEKGFTIVPYRIFFADSGFAKMEIALAQGKKAFDKRESIKQKDQQREIDRMDKYTR from the coding sequence ATGGAACGCGACTTCTCCAAATACGAAATCAAAAACAGGAAGGCAAAATTTGAATACATCTTTATCGAAACCTTCCAGGCGGGGATCCAGCTTACGGGATCCGAGATAAAATCCATCCGGGAAGGTCTGGTAAATATGGGCGATGCCTATTGTGTGTTTCAGAACGGAGAACTCTATGTCCGCAATTTGCATATCAGCGAATACAAGCAAGCTTCCGAGCAAAACCATGATCCGATGCGGAACCGTAAATTGCTGCTGAAGCGCTCAGAGTTGAAAAAAATGGCGCGGAAGGTGAGCGAAAAAGGGTTTACCATCGTGCCTTACCGCATCTTTTTTGCTGATTCCGGATTTGCAAAAATGGAAATCGCATTAGCACAGGGTAAGAAAGCCTTTGATAAACGCGAATCCATTAAGCAGAAGGATCAGCAACGCGAAATCGATCGCATGGATAAATATACCCGTTGA